One Pichia kudriavzevii chromosome 3, complete sequence genomic window carries:
- a CDS encoding uncharacterized protein (PKUD0C09040; similar to Saccharomyces cerevisiae YDR074W (TPS2); ancestral locus Anc_8.195), protein MTQGKPLDQWINPKDFPKDLKLSGRIINCMTQLPVEINKSVNGEWKVTHLRGSSALYASNQSLYDETEWETHLVGWTGEIKSSTTINMEVDQLGQPRHQETINSDPLYLSQNDKDIVTSMIRDKNQNQNIHPVWLLRKDQDKWRKYAENVIWPAFHYMMTEPDDGKAESIWWHDYVKFNEAYAARVKAIAKPGDIIWIHDYYLLLLPQILRMELNDVYICHFLHIPFPSSEYFRCLSKRKILIDGMLGANQLGFQSYSFARHFISCCSRVNGYETTPTTVTVHSSTTNVVTLPLGIDIKNLERDAFTTQVEQKVQKLKELNQNRKIIIGRDRLDSVRGVVQKLQAFELFLDIFPEWRDKVVLIQVSYTPFYHSSKLEKKVNEIISNINRKYSSLNYSPVLHYNMRIAKDEYLALLRVADLCLITSVRDGMNTTALEYIVCQKMKCSPLILSEFSGTTAVLQESIQVNPWDGVGVANAINESLILSVERKTSIENKLYNDVIHNSNQNWTCKVISNLLNFMGTQSSSKGTPYLNKPLLLKNYKESQRRLFLFDYDGTLTPIVRDPNAAIPSARLFAIFEGLVQDPKNEVWIISGRDQKFLEKWIGSKYPQIGLSAEHGCFMKKARAKEWINLAESFDMSWQQVVDAIFTKYTERTPGSSIERKKVALTWHYRKSDPTLGQFQAEKCKEELIEKLKNSDYDVEVMSGKANLEVRPRFVNKGEIVNRLVKCSDPVKQTLKSRDQLPDFALCLGDDTTDEDMFRAMNKIEAEWTKDGVSTNMFNNYGFYPVTVGPANKVTVAKAYLSDPNQVMDTLGLLLGKVSLFDTAGTVELDDRGHVINSESAAISKQNQVEYERVLMERAKSNASVVSLATLTES, encoded by the coding sequence ATGACACAAGGAAAACCGCTGGACCAGTGGATCAATCCAAAGGATTTTCCCAAAGATTTGAAACTAAGTGGTCGTATCATCAATTGTATGACCCAATTGCCTGTTGAGATAAATAAATCTGTCAATGGCGAATGGAAAGTAACCCATTTGCGTGGTTCTTCAGCTCTATATGCGTCCAATCAGTCACTTTATGACGAGACAGAATGGGAAACGCATTTGGTTGGTTGGACGGGTGAAATTAAGAGTTCAACTACTATCAATATGGAAGTTGACCAACTGGGTCAGCCTAGACACCAAGAAACAATCAATAGCGATCCGCTTTATTTATCCCAAAATGATAAAGACATAGTCACGAGCATGATCCGTGATAAGAACCAAAACCAGAACATCCATCCTGTTTGGTTATTGAGAAAAGATCAGGACAAGTGGAGAAAATATGCTGAAAATGTCATTTGGCCTGCTTTCCATTATATGATGACAGAACCAGATGATGGTAAGGCAGAGAGCATATGGTGGCATGACTACGTGAAGTTTAACGAGGCATATGCGGCGAGAGTTAAAGCTATTGCCAAGCCAGGTGATATTATATGGATCCATGATTATTATCTTTTGTTATTACCTCAAATTCTAAGAATGGAATTAAACGATGTTTATATTTGCCATTTCTTGCATATTCCATTTCCATCTTCGGAATATTTCAGATGtctttcaaagagaaagataTTAATTGATGGTATGCTAGGAGCCAACCAGTTGGGTTTTCAGAGTTATTCTTTTGCAAGACATTTTATCAGCTGCTGCTCAAGAGTTAATGGTTATGAGACAACCCCCACCACGGTTACTGTCCATTCGTCGACTACTAATGTCGTAACATTACCCTTAGGTATTGATATTAAAAATTTAGAAAGAGATGCTTTTACTACACAAGTAGAGCAGAAAGTCCAGAAACTAAAGGAACtaaatcaaaacagaaaaattattattgGTAGAGATAGATTGGATTCTGTGAGAGGTGTTGTCCAAAAGTTACAAGCATTTGAATTatttcttgatattttccCAGAATGGAGAGACAAGGTTGTCTTGATTCAAGTGTCTTATACTCCATTTTATCATAGCTctaaattagaaaaaaaagttaacGAAATTATATCCAATATTAACAGAAAATACTCCTCTTTGAATTATTCACCAGTTCTACACTACAATATGAGGATCGCTAAGGATGAATACTTGGCATTGTTGAGAGTTGCTGATTTGTGCTTGATTACTTCTGTCAGAGATGGCATGAATACAACTGCACTAGAATACATCGTGTGCCAGAAGATGAAATGCTCACCATTGATCCTATCGGAATTCAGTGGTACCACTGCTGTTTTACAAGAGTCTATCCAAGTCAATCCATGGGATGGTGTTGGTGTAGCGAATGCAATTAACGAGAGTCTGATATTATCCGtcgaaagaaaaacatcaattgaaaataagcTCTACAACGATGTCATCCATAATTCTAACCAGAATTGGACTTGTAAGGTTATATCAAATCTGTTAAACTTTATGGGCACACAATCATCAAGTAAAGGTACACCTTATTTGAACAAGcctttgttgttgaagaattacaAAGAGTCTCAACGTAGATTATTTCTCTTTGACTATGATGGTACTTTAACACCTATCGTTAGAGATCCTAATGCAGCCATCCCATCAGCGAGGTTGTTTGCAATATTCGAAGGATTGGTTCAGGATCCAAAAAATGAGGTATGGATTATCAGTGGCCGTgatcaaaagtttttggaaaaatggATTGGTTCCAAGTACCCACAGATTGGTCTAAGTGCCGAGCATGGTTGTTTCATGAAGAAAGCCAGGGCTAAAGAATGGATCAACCTAGCCGAAAGTTTTGATATGTCGTGGCAACAAGTAGTTGATGCAATTTTCACTAAATACACCGAGAGGACGCCAGGCTCATCCATCGAGAGGAAAAAAGTTGCACTCACATGGCATTACCGTAAGTCAGATCCAACTTTAGGACAATTCCAAGCTGAAAAGTGTAAGGAAGAGTTAATAGAGAAACTCAAAAATAGTGATTATGACGTCGAGGTGATGTCAGGTAAAGCCAATCTCGAGGTCAGACCAAGGTTTGTCAATAAAGGTGAAATAGTCAATAGACTAGTCAAGTGCAGCGACCCCGTTAaacaaactttgaaaagcAGAGATCAGCTTCCTGATTTTGCACTCTGCTTGGGTGATGATACGACTGATGAAGATATGTTCAGAGCAATGAATAAGATTGAGGCGGAATGGACTAAAGACGGGGTTTCCACAAATATGTTTAACAACTATGGATTTTATCCAGTTACTGTTGGACCGGCAAATAAAGTAACTGTTGCAAAAGCATATTTGTCCGACCCAAATCAGGTTATGGACACATTAGGCTTATTATTGGGTAAAGTTTCACTATTTGACACAGCAGGTACTGTTGAACTTGACGATAGAGGCCACGTTATAAACAGTGAAAGTGCTGCTATCTCGAAACAAAACCAGGTTGAATATGAACGTGTTCTCATGGAAAGGGCTAAATCTAATGCCAGTGTAGTCAGTCTTGCTACTCTGACTGAAAGCTAA
- a CDS encoding uncharacterized protein (PKUD0C09050; similar to Saccharomyces cerevisiae YLR450W (HMG2) and YML075C (HMG1); ancestral locus Anc_4.343) → MTYLFSDIPASLARVCANKPIHIIISTVLFAAVAYLGIFEQYITNDLPATDSQEVNFYCPPSSSNWELLKSTSDLDKYSNAEHVYLNPLKFKGFTDSFPEFPNLIEDLETSDVDGYVLTDTAVGNLPEVLKNEQGQVFKLRSSNNKLGKYYEYCKSIIVKLQHAIVGAEPLDIVMVLCAYVAMWFTFIQLFYGMRKIGSNFWLAFGSILSSCFAFIFALALTTEILKIKVSLVSLTEGLPFLVSTIGFKHKLAFTAPVVKALNSDPHKDVADIISDVVRSRTAIPLIRDQLIISASFVICSLLVQNLPGLKNFCILASIILAVDLFFTFTFFASILSLKAQIFKVHREIELKEILEEDGISSNVANNVAEVSIDISQTVLKNNRRILGFKIFTVFGFLGLHLFALGTSWLYDDSADFEPIANRDSHLLIAAVKNTITQIPNNGLLLTVLPIKVYSQATALTELEYYVVLIFTTLTTAISDPLISKFLFMIAGISVSINIYLLNATRFHIRSPVSIINQLNSSKPNSSVGNDIVNASTTTSKSSKKTKKKTKKRAENNIQKPLVADVNADNIKEGQIVDENSTADDDSLSENTLSSSDDTVRPLEELTEILKAGNVKDCNNSEVLELVIAGKLPLYALEKQLGNKMRAVVVRRQSIAKFANAPVLLSDRLPFKDYDYDRVFGACCENVIGYVPIPVGVAGPLVIDGKPFHIPVATTEGCLVASAMRGCKAINAGGGVETVLTADGMTRGPCVQFPNLKRAGKAKVWLDSEEGQKKMKAAFNSTSRFARLQHIKTAIAGDSLYIRFKTTTGDAMGMNMISKGVEHSLKCMAEEFGFDDMNVISLSGNYCIDKKAAAINWIEGRGKSIVASADIPSDIVEKVLKSNVDALVELNVSKNLVGSALAGAIGGFNAHAANLLTAIYIATGQDPAQNVESSNCMTLMKKLPNGDLRISVSMPSIEVGTIGGGTVLEPQGAMLELLGIRGPHPTEPGANARQLAKVIASAVLASELSLCSALAAGHLVQSHMQHNRKAPAPLEAVPSAGVSLNSADVERLKEGSKICIRS, encoded by the coding sequence ATGACATATCTTTTTTCAGATATTCCAGCATCTCTAGCTAGAGTTTGTGCTAACAAACCAATTCATATAATCATTTCAACAGTTTTGTTTGCAGCTGTTGCATATTTGGGGATATTTGAACAGTATATCACTAATGACCTTCCAGCAACAGATTCACAAGAGGTCAACTTCTACTGTCCACCGTCTTCAAGCAATTGGGAATTACTCAAATCAACCTCTGATTTGGATAAATACTCTAATGCTGAACACGTTTATCTTAATCCTTTGAAATTTAAAGGATTTACAGATTCATTTCCCGAGTTTCCAAATCTGATCGAAGACCTTGAAACTTCGGATGTTGATGGGTATGTTCTAACAGATACAGCTGTTGGAAATTTACCAGAAGTACTCAAAAATGAACAAGGCCAGGTTTTCAAACTTAGATcatcaaacaacaaactAGGCAAATACTACGAATACTGTAAATCTATTATTGTGAAGCTACAGCACGCAATTGTTGGCGCTGAACCTCTCGATATTGTCATGGTACTCTGCGCCTATGTGGCAATGTGGTTTACTTTTATTCAGTTGTTCTACGGTATGAGAAAAATTGGCTCTAATTTTTGGTTGGCTTTTGGTTCTATTTTATCTTCTTGTTTCGCATTTATTTTTGCCTTGGCTTTAACTACCGAAATCCTTAAAATCAAGGTATCGCTAGTCTCCCTGACGGAAGGATTGCCTTTCTTGGTTTCAACAATCGGCTTCAAACATAAACTGGCATTTACTGCTCCAGTTGTAAAGGCTCTCAATTCAGATCCACATAAGGATGTTGCTGATATCATTTCTGATGTCGTAAGATCAAGAACAGCAATCCCATTAATTAGAGATcaattgattatttcaGCTTCGTTTGTTATTTGTTCTCTTTTGGTTCAAAATTTGCCaggtttgaaaaatttctgTATTTTGGCTTCGATCATATTAGCTGTGGATTTATTCTTTACATTTACGTTCTTTGCATCTATCTTATCATTGAAAGCACAAATATTCAAGGTCCATCGCGAGATTGAACTAAAAGAAATTCTAGAAGAAGATGGTATTAGCTCAAATGTTGCAAATAATGTTGCGGAAGTGTCGATTGATATTTCTCAAACAGTCTTGAAGAATAACCGTCGTATCTTAggtttcaaaattttcacaGTATTCGGTTTCCTTGGTCTTCATTTATTTGCTTTGGGTACATCTTGGTTATACGACGATTCTGCTGATTTTGAACCAATTGCCAACAGAGATTCTCATCTTTTAATTGCTGCCGTTAAAAATACAATCACTCAAATTCCAAATAATGGATTATTGTTAACTGTGTTACCAATTAAGGTTTATAGCCAAGCAACAGCTCTCACTGAACTAGAATACTatgttgttttgattttcaccACTCTAACGACAGCTATTTCAGACCCATTGATCTCGAAGTTTTTGTTTATGATTGCCGGTATTTCAGTTTCTATAAACATCTACCTTTTGAATGCCACTAGATTCCACATCAGATCTCCTGTTTCTATTATCAATCAATTGAACTCATCAAAGCCTAATTCATCTGTTGGCAATGACATAGTTAATGCTTCAACTACCAcctcaaaatcttcaaagaagaccaagaagaaaaccaaaaagaggGCAGAGAACAATATCCAAAAACCGCTTGTTGCAGACGTTAATGCGgacaatatcaaagaagGCCAGATTGTCGATGAGAATAGTACTGCCGATGATGACTCTTTGAGTGAGAATACCCTCTCCTCATCAGATGACACCGTAAGGCCTTTGGAAGAATTAACCGAAATATTAAAAGCAGGTAACGTTAAAGATTGTAACAACTCAGAGGTGCTAGAGTTAGTCATTGCTGGAAAATTACCATTATATGCGTTAGAGAAACAACTAGGTAACAAAATGCGTGCTGTCGTTGTTCGAAGACAATCTATTGCCAAATTTGCAAACGCACCTGTTTTACTAAGTGATAGACTACCATTTAAAGATTATGACTACGACAGAGTTTTCGGTGCTTGTTGCGAAAACGTTATTGGTTATGTTCCAATTCCTGTTGGTGTTGCAGGTCCACTTGTGATTGATGGGAAACCATTCCATATTCCCGTTGCGACAACTGAAGGTTGTTTAGTTGCTTCAGCAATGAGAGGTTGTAAGGCAATCAATGCAGGTGGCGGTGTTGAAACTGTTTTAACTGCAGATGGTATGACCAGAGGTCCATGTGTTCAATTTCCAAACTTGAAGAGGGCTGGTAAGGCCAAAGTTTGGTTAGACTCAGAGGAAggtcaaaagaaaatgaaggcTGCCTTCAATTCTACTTCCAGATTTGCGAGATTACAACATATCAAGACAGCTATTGCAGGGGATTCATTATATATCAGATTCAAGACTACTACAGGTGATGCAATGGGTATGAACATGATCTCTAAAGGTGTTGAACATTCTCTAAAATGTATGGCGGAGGaatttggttttgatgATATGAACGTTATCTCTTTGTCAGGTAATTACTGTATCGATAAAAAGGCAGCAGCCATCAACTGGATTGAAGGACGTGGTAAGAGTATTGTTGCGTCTGCAGATATTCCATctgatattgttgaaaaagttttaaaATCTAACGTTGATGCATTAGTTGAATTAAACGTCTCCAAGAATTTGGTTGGTTCTGCATTAGCTGGCGCAATTGGCGGATTCAATGCACATGCTGCAAACTTGTTGACGGCCATCTATATTGCCACTGGTCAAGATCCAGCACAAAATGTTGAATCTTCTAATTGTATgactttgatgaaaaaactgCCAAATGGTGATTTAAGAATTTCTGTTTCAATGCCATCCATTGAAGTGGGCACCATTGGTGGTGGTACAGTATTAGAGCCACAGGGAGCAATGCTAGAATTATTAGGTATTAGAGGACCCCACCCAACAGAACCAGGTGCAAATGCAAGACAATTGGCAAAGGTAATTGCATCTGCAGTGTTAGCATCTGAATTATCATTATGTTCTGCTTTGGCTGCTGGCCATTTAGTTCAATCACACATGCAACATAACAGAAAGGCACCTGCGCCACTCGAAGCTGTACCATCCGCTGGTGTTAGTCTCAACTCTGCTGATGTAGAACGCTTGAAGGAAGGTTCTAAGATTTGTATTCGGTCGTGA
- a CDS encoding uncharacterized protein (PKUD0C09060; similar to Saccharomyces cerevisiae YPR063C; ancestral locus Anc_3.352), translating to MGKEVIRKENVKKYIHTPIKPKNVATNFVAQNMPLAAMFLRNKAIAWACLFFTIQSYLTEPLIKDTSDDSQPAGFRFLFALIALGTSYLDLIFPQSTPAALGAAIANNAATTAVVEAVETAATSK from the coding sequence ATGGGTAAGGAAGTCATCAGAAAGGAAAACGTCAAAAAGTACATTCACACACCAATAAAACCAAAGAACGTGGCCACCAACTTTGTTGCTCAAAACATGCCATTGGCTGCAATGTTTTTAAGAAATAAGGCGATTGCTTGGGCATGTCTATTCTTCACTATTCAATCATACCTTACTGAGCCTTTAATCAAGGATACTTCTGACGATTCTCAACCTGCTGGATTTAGGTTCTTATTTGCATTGATTGCCTTGGGTACTTCATATTTGGATCTTATTTTCCCACAATCAACACCAGCAGCTCTTGGTGCAGCCATTGCGAATAATGCGGCCACCACTGCAGTAGTAGAGGCCGTTGAAACTGCAGCTACTTCTAAATGA
- a CDS encoding uncharacterized protein (PKUD0C09070; similar to Saccharomyces cerevisiae YPR056W (TFB4); ancestral locus Anc_3.345) has product MDAISDRAFTETNSTTAQNIHKVIDETPSLLTVILDLHPLEWKSYTANNENISFRDVTSAMLVMLNSHLALNSGNRVSVYIANSFHHGAKLVYPEVDEIKKERLDQVEAKRQRTYLQNGDGNDGDNDNEKLKGLRENKQRLLKSLGLYGQFKVIDARILEILQELFEIEPDRLKEIISKDKDFIKGTMIGAISTALTAINKLQTEEDTLNMKARIMVISVSGDNTLPYVSMMNTIFAAQKMKVSIDVCKLGQSSIFLQQTSDATNGVYIDIKHPSGLIQYLSNALFIEPMLRPLIVLPTNTTIDFRASCFVTNQVVDIGYVCSVCLCIISMVPNDEMCPTCHSKFDHKLITKLKRKPKVLPLEVKKKKKQA; this is encoded by the coding sequence ATGGATGCCATTTCGGATCGGGCTTTTACGGAGACCAATTCCACAACAGCGCAGAATATCCACAAGgttattgatgaaacaCCGTCCTTGCTAACGGTCATTTTGGATTTACATCCTCTTGAATGGAAATCATACACAgcaaacaatgaaaatattagTTTTAGAGATGTCACATCTGCGATGTTGGTAATGCTAAACTCACATTTGGCTTTGAATAGTGGAAATCGTGTAAGCGTTTATATTGCCAACAGTTTCCACCATGGGGCAAAGCTAGTTTATCctgaagttgatgaaataaaaaaagagagactAGATCAGGTTGAAGCTAAAAGACAACGTACATACTTACAGAATGGTGATGGCAATGACGgtgataatgataatgaaaaactGAAAGGACTtagagaaaacaaacagaGGCTGCTCAAAAGTTTGGGTTTGTATGGACAATTTAAAGTTATAGACGCTAGAATATTAGAGATTCTACAAGAGCTATTTGAAATCGAGCCGGACCGTCTCAAGGAGATAATAAGTAAAGACAAAgattttatcaaaggaACTATGATAGGTGCCATATCTACAGCGTTAACGGCAATAAATAAGTTAcaaacagaagaagatacGTTGAATATGAAGGCAAGAATTATGGTCATAAGTGTCAGTGGAGATAATACGTTACCCTATGTCTCGATGATGAACACTATTTTTGCGGCACAGAAGATGAAGGTCTCCATTGATGTATGTAAGTTGGGACAAAGTTCAATCTTTTTGCAACAAACAAGTGATGCAACAAACGGGGTCtatattgatatcaaaCACCCATCCGGATTAATACAGTATCTGAGTAATGCCCTATTTATCGAACCAATGTTGCGTCCACTTATAGTTTTGCCTACAAATACTACAATTGATTTTCGTGCTTCTTGTTTTGTGACTAACCAAGTGGTCGATATAGGGTACGTTTGCTCGGTCTGTCTCTGCATTATCAGTATGGTTCCCAACGATGAGATGTGTCCGACCTGCCACTCTAAATTTGATCATAAATTAATCACCAAATTGAAACGTAAGCCAAAAGTTCTACCCTTGGAGgtgaaaaagaagaagaagcaagcTTGA
- a CDS encoding uncharacterized protein (PKUD0C09080; similar to Saccharomyces cerevisiae YBR101C (FES1); ancestral locus Anc_3.342): protein MEKLLQWSTAQQSSDPEVRAQAPAPDPKLLAQVLGADTGKDDAQLMKEDITVLVCDDPNISIDDKLIALEDFEMLVQNLDNANNISPMGIWPEIAKLYTYEGEERDEFRGMGALITGTAVQNNLKCQKDFLKHVGKEGFTSLMKLADKGNNYNVRARALYALSGLIGHNGDLYELFVESNGWDFLTGILAECFKNEKKDNKVLLRVLSLLKSILYDEVVEEGQEVRSSKKDRLCCVTDRNIVHLLADKLSETTSSVEVNERIINILSYLHENSFEFSSEDIKEIQQKVASLSDHKVYNTEEIKTLQSLV from the coding sequence ATGGAGAAACTACTGCAATGGTCAACAGCGCAACAGTCAAGCGATCCTGAGGTACGTGCCCAAGCACCTGCTCCGGATCCTAAGCTTTTGGCACAAGTTCTCGGCGCAGATACAGGCAAGGATGATGCACAACTAATGAAGGAGGACATTACCGTTTTAGTCTGTGATGATCCAAATATTAGTATTGATGATAAGCTAATTGCATTAGAAGACTTTGAAATGTTGGTCCAAAACTTGGATAATGCAAACAATATCTCTCCAATGGGAATTTGGCCAGAAATAGCAAAACTTTACACTTACGAGGGTGAAGAAAGAGATGAGTTTCGTGGTATGGGTGCTTTGATTACCGGTACTGCCGTGCAGAATAATCTGAAATGTCAGAAAGATTTTCTGAAACATGTGGGCAAGGAAGGCTTCACTAGTTTAATGAAGTTGGCGGATAAGGGCAACAACTACAATGTCAGAGCACGTGCACTATATGCCCTCAGTGGCTTGATTGGTCACAATGGTGACCTTTATGAGTTGTTTGTTGAATCAAATGGCTGGGATTTTTTAACTGGCATATTAGCGgaatgtttcaaaaatgaGAAGAAAGACAACAAAGTACTTCTTCGAGTATTAAGCTTGTTGAAGAGTATACTTtatgatgaagttgttgagGAAGGCCAGGAAGTAAGAAGTTCTAAAAAAGATAGGCTGTGTTGTGTCACAGATCGTAATATTGTGCATCTATTGGCTGACAAGCTTTCAGAAACTACAAGTAGTGTTGAGGTAAACGAGagaatcatcaacattttaTCTTACTTGCATGAGAATAGTTTCGAATTTTCCAGTGAAGACATAAAAGAAATCCAGCAAAAGGTAGCATCTCTTTCAGATCACAAAGTCTACAATacagaagaaatcaaaacattaCAATCTCTTGTATAG
- a CDS encoding uncharacterized protein (PKUD0C09090; similar to Saccharomyces cerevisiae YBR098W (MMS4); ancestral locus Anc_3.341) codes for MSSNVIVLDSDEECLSPMIDANKFTGQTFGGGATQVESEDKAQSEDSDHDIFDFLGVQQDSLKSNTNNKKTESSDDIILIDELSQDCDTPKRYSVDTECPELICIDDNDDGNTELNTDSSVMRNQNNLFYFPSSPQYQNAISDDGAVAQDGNDIIVGVPKSSREFLDLSRNSALMHSELQTMTPDVNTQFQDRSPAPFAFNYTKDCDKITQNTFTDSSISILQVPNEKPKSNSKGKCFNSSSSIGSINIPLQKPRKLKTPLILNHDQQKQMNEYAALERSGTNTKTYNTQLSSSKPLSSELSESSDSFREIRSSSHVINGNNILKDLQKGKTLQAKDLVKDLARIRNRHSSRDEYTHTAHQKLIAPSPNKSLEDDNFSSDVINSSSEPQSQNHFMSKVNSEVTSYSEERLEFMLDRARRLEPKKLAQVNQKKINKDELIGKITCSFSSQIDEKLKSINSQYADYVSPAHHEVLKEGIIPVIKFKRYVDSLFYEKRKVFIPINGSLVEEEFLILVYYAEELIPLFKEGIMKRHIKYVRHKYPTYRVAVWLMDYDKFVQKLMNQYNKLMKQKVQQELDGTDGNCNSRKKRKSAQSLDELIKPSDLEQTILSYEIKYNFSVQKMKGIKELTEWLKYIAYTLSSKHIDNLERNQDFKNIGKVKSGDKPQDVFIQMLTQFRGITENRARKFVDTTSISDVGNLFRSLKSGEYANVGNVLRSDHNTLIQKVLLSKNENDLL; via the coding sequence ATGAGCTCCAATGTCATAGTTTTGGATTCTGATGAAGAGTGTTTATCACCTATGATAGATGCCAATAAATTTACTGGTCAAACCTTTGGGGGTGGCGCAACCCAGGTGGAATCAGAGGACAAAGCTCAATCGGAAGATAGCGACCAtgacatttttgatttcttagGTGTTCAACAGGACAGTCTAAAATCCAATACgaataataaaaaaactGAATCATCTGATGATATTATTTTGATTGACGAACTATCGCAAGATTGTGATACACCAAAAAGATATTCAGTGGATACAGAATGTCCTGAACTAATATGTATTGACGACAACGATGACGGTAATACCGAACTAAATACAGACTCAAGTGTTAtgagaaatcaaaacaatTTGTTTTACTTTCCATCGTCCCCACAGTATCAGAACGCGATTAGTGATGATGGCGCTGTGGCTCAGGATGGCAATGACATTATTGTTGGAGTGCCAAAAAGCAGTAGAGAATTCCTGGACTTGTCACGTAATAGCGCATTAATGCATAGTGAGCTTCAAACTATGACACCTGATGTAAATACTCAATTTCAAGACAGAAGTCCAGCTCCCTTCGCATTTAACTATACTAAAGATTGTGATAAAATAACCCAGAATACCTTTACTGATTCTAGTATAAGCATATTACAGGTTCCAAACGAAAAGCCCAAAAGCAACTCAAAAGGTAAATGTTTCAATAGCTCCTCGAGTATTGGGTCAATCAACATACCCTTACAGAAACCTAGGAAACTGAAAACCCCGCTAATATTGAACCATgatcaacagaaacaaatgaaTGAATATGCAGCATTGGAAAGATCAGGAACTAACACAAAAACTTACAATACACaactttcttcttcaaaaccatTGTCCTCTGAACTCTCCGAGTCAAGTGATAGCTTTAGAGAAATTCGTAGTTCATCTCATGTAATCAATGGaaacaatattttgaaggaCCtacaaaaaggaaaaacacTACAAGCTAAGGATTTAGTAAAGGATTTAGCAAGAATTCGGAATAGGCATTCTAGCAGGGACGAATATACACATACCGCTCATCAAAAATTAATAGCACCATCTCCGAATAAAAGTTTAGAAGATGACAACTTTAGTTCTGATGTTATCAATAGTTCATCCGAACCACAGTCTCAAAATCACTTTATGAGCAAAGTTAATAGCGAAGTAACTAGCTACTCTGAAGAAAGGTTAGAATTTATGTTGGACCGAGCAAGAAGACTTGAGCCTAAGAAATTGGCCCAGGTAAaccaaaagaagataaacAAAGATGAAttaattggaaaaataacATGTAGCTTTTCGTcacaaattgatgaaaaattgaaatcaataaactCACAATATGCCGACTATGTTTCCCCTGCGCATCATGAGGTACTTAAAGAGGGCATCATACCCGTGatcaaattcaagagaTACGTGGACTCACTGTTTTATGAGAAACGAAAAGTATTTATTCCCATAAATGGCAGTTTGGTAGAGGAAGAATTTTTGATACTCGTTTATTATGCAGAAGAACTGATTCCCCTATTTAAAGAAGGTATTATGAAAAGGCATATAAAATATGTGAGGCACAAATACCCTACATATAGAGTGGCTGTTTGGTTGATGGACTATGATAAATTCGTTCAAAAACTGATGAATCAATACAACAAGTtaatgaaacaaaaagtcCAACAGGAATTAGACGGTACAGATGGGAACTGCAATTCGAGAAAAAAACGGAAATCAGCCCAATCACTTGATGAGTTAATCAAACCTAGTGACCTTGAGCAGACAATTTTGAGCTAcgaaataaaatataacTTTTCTgttcaaaaaatgaaaggTATTAAAGAGCTCACAGAATGGTTGAAGTACATTGCATATACCCTAAGCTCTAAGCATATTGATAATTTAgaaagaaatcaagattTTAAAAACATTGGAAAAGTGAAGTCTGGAGATAAACCTCAGGATGTGTTTATCCAAATGCTTACACAATTCAGGGGCATTACAGAAAACAGGGCAAGGAAGTTTGTTGATACCACAAGTATTAGTGATGTTGGAAACTTGTTCAGGTCCCTTAAAAGCGGGGAGTACGCAAATGTTGGGAATGTCTTGCGTAGCGATCACAATACGCTGATACAAAAAGtacttttatcaaaaaatgaaaatgatctATTGTGA